A window of the Desulfobacula toluolica Tol2 genome harbors these coding sequences:
- a CDS encoding class I SAM-dependent methyltransferase, with the protein MKKLMPTYFPEQNYHKLPYLAVRWEAVKTALQLGIFDHLLEPKNASDLAALIEGDPKNTEYLLNALTALGYLHKKDGCFCNSEQTERFLTSRGETGLAEHLLTCDQWNEPVLNGQMLNLIREGAPATRDMVSEQVWADSARKSINSIRCGRAQKIARLLSTFPDFDRWQKVLDLGAGPGLIGIAVAAAHVSLQCHLFDRPTVVNVAQDMIEEYGMEDRVKTISGDYSVDPLGEGYDAIIASYTLNFYNEAKKLALIMEKCFAALNSGGCLIIFSGGLSAEKTQPADLIVSWLSSSLMGQEFSFEENVLPQAMLSAGFASVRTKALNDQLIAPYGMAEFHVARKL; encoded by the coding sequence ATGAAAAAATTGATGCCGACATATTTTCCTGAACAAAATTACCATAAACTGCCCTATCTTGCAGTTCGCTGGGAAGCGGTTAAAACCGCTTTGCAGTTGGGTATTTTTGATCACTTGCTTGAGCCGAAAAATGCTTCTGATCTTGCGGCACTGATTGAGGGGGACCCAAAGAATACCGAATACCTGCTCAACGCATTGACCGCACTGGGGTATTTGCATAAAAAAGACGGCTGTTTTTGCAACAGCGAGCAAACAGAACGTTTTCTTACCAGCCGGGGAGAAACCGGCCTGGCAGAACATTTGCTGACCTGCGACCAGTGGAATGAACCCGTTCTTAACGGACAGATGCTTAATCTGATCAGGGAGGGGGCGCCTGCAACCAGGGATATGGTATCTGAACAGGTTTGGGCGGATTCTGCCCGCAAATCAATTAATAGCATCCGTTGCGGCAGAGCCCAGAAAATCGCACGGTTACTTTCTACCTTTCCTGATTTTGACCGGTGGCAAAAGGTTCTTGATCTGGGTGCCGGACCGGGGCTTATAGGAATTGCTGTTGCCGCCGCTCACGTTAGTTTGCAGTGCCATCTTTTTGACCGTCCCACAGTGGTCAATGTAGCACAGGATATGATTGAGGAATATGGTATGGAAGACCGTGTGAAAACCATCAGTGGTGATTATTCTGTCGATCCATTAGGGGAAGGTTATGATGCTATTATCGCAAGCTATACCCTAAATTTTTACAATGAGGCCAAAAAATTAGCCCTGATTATGGAAAAATGTTTTGCGGCATTAAATTCAGGTGGTTGCCTGATTATATTTTCAGGTGGTTTGAGTGCGGAAAAAACCCAACCGGCTGATCTGATTGTCAGCTGGCTGTCCAGCTCTTTAATGGGACAAGAGTTTTCCTTTGAAGAAAATGTGTTGCCCCAGGCCATGCTTTCAGCCGGTTTTGCCTCAGTGCGTACCAAAGCGCTGAATGATCAGCTTATTGCACCATATGGGATGGCTGAATTTCATGTTGCCCGTAAGTTGTAA
- a CDS encoding DUF4405 domain-containing protein produces the protein MIKRITSLTLAFSGLTLLVSSIVLYIGPPSHVGHFSPWSFWGLSKHHWGAMHLNGGILFCIAMLIHVYHNWRLLISYMKRKKKQPPVSSYIPVFLSLVLTLFVCTGSYHNATPMKQIMGVARGLKMNLVQKYSSPPYGRSSDYPVAVIAAYMGWNTKAAFKQLQDNNIIVDSPKQPLMEVARKNRTTIGHLLDIMHTN, from the coding sequence ATGATTAAAAGAATAACATCATTAACCCTTGCCTTTTCAGGCCTTACGCTGCTGGTTTCCAGCATTGTTCTGTACATCGGGCCGCCATCCCATGTCGGTCATTTTTCCCCCTGGAGTTTTTGGGGATTATCAAAGCACCATTGGGGCGCAATGCACCTGAACGGTGGTATCCTTTTCTGCATCGCCATGCTGATACATGTCTACCATAACTGGAGACTGCTGATCTCTTATATGAAACGCAAAAAAAAACAGCCCCCGGTCAGCAGCTATATTCCCGTTTTCCTGTCTTTGGTTTTAACCCTGTTTGTTTGTACCGGTTCATACCATAATGCAACTCCCATGAAGCAAATCATGGGAGTTGCAAGGGGACTGAAAATGAACCTTGTCCAAAAATACAGTTCCCCCCCTTACGGTAGGTCAAGCGACTATCCTGTTGCCGTTATTGCAGCCTATATGGGCTGGAATACCAAGGCAGCATTCAAGCAGCTGCAAGATAACAATATTATCGTGGATTCACCCAAACAACCTTTGATGGAGGTAGCCCGAAAAAACAGAACAACCATTGGTCATTTGCTGGATATAATGCATACAAATTAA
- a CDS encoding DUF4198 domain-containing protein, with amino-acid sequence MNKKSIMCFTLIAALIFSTNVFAHSLWVNLNESFSHPPGHVISSLGWGHSVPMDDFLMSKGGAVTIERYDLVGPDNSKTAMPLPVIKQEKVFESKTGMNIVTGDLGLRKISLTEDTQPGTYQVIAESKATFFTGYVDKNGKVKMTTKPMDKIKGAKKFNYSTRYKAVAKSYMGIKKWTQPMPAGHELELMPTCDLSNVRAGGIVSFEASLNGKKLNCDMDGMNYLLAKSNTYGVPDGFMLSAYIMDGKARVRIPTAGEWVVIVMVQKEVTPENELKDLVGKCTMVHYGATVSMNVKP; translated from the coding sequence ATGAATAAAAAATCTATCATGTGTTTTACTTTAATTGCAGCTTTGATTTTTTCCACCAATGTATTTGCCCATTCTTTGTGGGTGAATCTTAACGAGTCGTTTTCACATCCTCCTGGACATGTCATTTCTTCATTGGGATGGGGACATTCCGTGCCCATGGATGATTTTCTCATGTCAAAGGGGGGAGCTGTAACCATTGAACGTTATGATCTGGTGGGGCCGGATAATAGCAAAACAGCCATGCCTCTGCCTGTAATCAAACAAGAAAAAGTATTTGAATCCAAAACCGGTATGAATATTGTAACCGGCGATTTGGGTCTTAGAAAGATATCTCTTACAGAGGATACACAACCCGGCACCTATCAAGTGATTGCAGAATCAAAAGCCACTTTTTTTACCGGGTATGTTGATAAAAATGGAAAAGTTAAAATGACAACAAAACCCATGGATAAAATCAAGGGAGCAAAGAAATTTAATTACAGCACAAGATATAAAGCTGTGGCTAAATCATACATGGGGATTAAAAAATGGACCCAGCCAATGCCGGCAGGCCATGAACTCGAACTGATGCCCACATGTGATTTAAGCAATGTCCGTGCCGGTGGTATTGTGAGTTTTGAAGCAAGCCTTAATGGTAAAAAATTAAATTGTGACATGGATGGGATGAATTATCTTCTTGCCAAAAGCAATACTTATGGGGTTCCAGACGGGTTTATGCTCAGTGCCTATATCATGGATGGAAAGGCCCGGGTCAGAATTCCCACAGCAGGGGAATGGGTTGTCATTGTCATGGTTCAAAAAGAGGTGACACCGGAAAATGAACTAAAAGACCTTGTTGGAAAATGCACAATGGTTCATTACGGAGCAACCGTCAGTATGAATGTGAAACCTTGA
- a CDS encoding DUF4198 domain-containing protein → MKVKKKTDQHVILKSTVFIVVCLLFSFNAYGHSLYIQSSRYKVHEGKRSPLFFCYGHHIPVDDGVKGKKLKYIKIQSPGAAVQELEIRNETCLHSYMVNYSTPGTYVLSAETTPGYYTVYIDKKGRERHTIKPKSAVIKNAQKIIKSLYSKQYTKTYVVCDTPSSNFPSHVGLNLELVPVKDISTLKSGETLELIVYYKGKPYKGEGTWDATFNGFSTESEDNFYPKTRVSGSDRIKIPIPNAGRWFVRYFIKIDAKGEELEKFSQMKYTASLVFQIPNKKKEANL, encoded by the coding sequence TTGAAAGTCAAAAAAAAAACAGATCAACATGTTATATTGAAAAGCACGGTATTTATAGTTGTTTGCCTGCTGTTTTCTTTTAATGCCTATGGACATTCTCTTTACATACAGTCCAGTCGTTATAAGGTACATGAAGGAAAACGGTCGCCTCTGTTTTTTTGCTATGGTCATCATATTCCCGTTGATGACGGTGTAAAAGGAAAAAAACTCAAATATATCAAGATACAGTCTCCCGGAGCCGCTGTTCAGGAACTAGAAATACGAAACGAGACCTGCTTGCATTCATATATGGTTAATTACAGCACTCCCGGCACCTATGTGCTGTCGGCTGAAACCACTCCCGGTTATTACACCGTCTACATTGATAAAAAAGGGCGTGAGCGTCATACCATCAAGCCTAAAAGCGCTGTTATCAAAAATGCTCAGAAAATTATAAAAAGCCTTTACAGTAAACAGTACACAAAAACATATGTGGTGTGTGATACTCCTTCCAGTAATTTTCCATCCCATGTCGGACTGAATCTGGAACTTGTGCCGGTCAAGGATATTTCAACATTGAAATCCGGAGAAACCTTGGAATTAATCGTCTATTACAAAGGGAAACCATATAAAGGAGAAGGAACCTGGGATGCCACTTTTAACGGATTTTCAACTGAATCCGAAGATAATTTTTATCCGAAAACCAGAGTATCAGGCAGTGATAGAATAAAAATTCCCATTCCTAATGCGGGAAGGTGGTTTGTTCGATATTTTATTAAAATTGATGCCAAGGGTGAAGAACTGGAAAAGTTTTCTCAAATGAAATATACAGCCTCTCTGGTATTTCAGATACCCAATAAGAAAAAAGAAGCCAACCTTTAA
- a CDS encoding MarR family winged helix-turn-helix transcriptional regulator produces MENKADIIKKVIQAFRSAAVKYCRGEELPIRVNTDVTASTREVHMIQAIGDNEQLGVTELARLFGTSKSAASQLVSRLSKKGFLKKKSSRKNNKEVRLVLTDLGWEAYKTHEQYHSKDMDYLVGKMETFSMSQIAMFLVMLESLDDIMEQRIEE; encoded by the coding sequence ATGGAAAACAAGGCAGATATCATAAAAAAAGTTATTCAAGCTTTTAGAAGCGCCGCAGTAAAATACTGCCGGGGAGAAGAGCTCCCCATCCGGGTAAATACGGATGTCACTGCTTCCACAAGGGAAGTGCATATGATCCAGGCCATAGGGGATAATGAACAACTTGGTGTGACTGAACTGGCACGTTTGTTTGGTACCTCAAAAAGTGCAGCTTCCCAGCTGGTTTCCAGGCTTTCAAAAAAAGGCTTTTTAAAAAAGAAGTCTTCGAGAAAAAATAACAAGGAAGTCCGTCTGGTGCTAACGGATTTGGGATGGGAAGCGTATAAGACTCATGAGCAATACCATTCAAAAGACATGGATTATCTTGTTGGAAAGATGGAAACTTTTTCCATGTCGCAAATTGCCATGTTTTTGGTGATGCTTGAAAGTCTGGATGATATCATGGAACAGCGGATTGAAGAGTAA
- a CDS encoding TonB-dependent receptor → MIFDKDYYLWIWAVIFAAALSLAPLSATFAGIGEKGSGQNTTRQENARGEHKLESITVTAQKQKENVQDVPVSITVFNAQSIEDRKIESVKDIADFVPNLAIIDNGMSGMGTPSMRGLHVAPYTYTTTTGLYLDGVPMITGAGFEEALIDIERVEVLRGPQGTLYGKNTETGVINIISRQPDNEFKGKVSAAGGEDKKQEMSFSLSGPIQQDKVFFGVAGQYYQKDGFIENTDTGDMVDDREHWFGRAHLRWTPVEELDVSLIVSRLKYDEGDANMNLTEQGAAMFGLDAPLERKVTSNLDGCNKAARNAQSLKLVYGLTDSLTLTSVTTNRVYADRAVSDFDFSSATMMHVVDKDNNYEKISQELRLDSSAEQLKWLIGLYYDKDQNDINVVQDSMVPSMVGVKSRSTSGDAYAVFANLTCPLIGQLSLVGGLRYEQQDQEYEDHMSNFKVDDSWDALTPRIGLEYQFSTAIMTYAGVSKGYRSGGFNNLTTDPEYYSYDAEELWSYEIGVKSVFFNNRLVLNGAVYYMDISDMQVEEAVGPLTSYMTNAAEATAQGIELEMTAKVMDGMTLMAGFGYNNIEFDQFKDINGDYKGNKNPFAPEYTFNIGAQYRHDSGVYARADLIGYGKTYLDKANEYSRDAHEIVNTKIGYETEKFDIYLYAKNLFDKEYDLVGYYGGMYTIYSDPREIGLQAVYRF, encoded by the coding sequence ATGATTTTTGATAAAGATTATTATCTGTGGATTTGGGCTGTAATCTTCGCAGCTGCCCTGTCCCTGGCTCCATTATCAGCAACCTTTGCAGGGATCGGGGAAAAAGGTTCAGGACAAAACACGACCCGGCAGGAAAATGCCCGGGGGGAGCATAAATTAGAATCCATCACCGTAACCGCCCAGAAGCAGAAAGAAAACGTTCAAGATGTGCCTGTGAGCATTACGGTGTTTAATGCCCAGTCGATTGAGGACAGAAAGATTGAATCGGTAAAAGATATCGCCGATTTTGTTCCGAATCTGGCCATCATCGATAATGGTATGTCAGGCATGGGTACGCCATCCATGCGGGGGCTTCATGTTGCTCCCTATACCTATACAACAACAACCGGCTTGTATCTGGACGGTGTCCCCATGATAACGGGTGCCGGTTTTGAAGAAGCTCTTATTGATATTGAACGCGTTGAGGTTCTCAGGGGACCCCAGGGCACCTTGTACGGCAAAAATACGGAAACCGGGGTGATCAATATCATTTCCAGGCAACCGGATAATGAATTTAAAGGAAAAGTGTCTGCGGCAGGGGGAGAAGATAAAAAACAGGAGATGTCATTCAGCCTGAGTGGTCCCATTCAGCAAGACAAGGTTTTTTTCGGTGTGGCAGGGCAATATTATCAAAAAGACGGGTTCATCGAGAACACAGATACCGGCGACATGGTGGATGACAGAGAACACTGGTTCGGCAGGGCCCATCTTCGCTGGACTCCGGTGGAGGAACTTGATGTTTCCCTTATTGTTTCACGGCTCAAATATGACGAGGGTGATGCAAATATGAATTTGACGGAACAAGGCGCCGCCATGTTCGGCCTTGACGCCCCCCTTGAGCGTAAGGTGACATCCAATTTGGATGGATGTAACAAGGCTGCCAGGAATGCGCAGTCCCTGAAGCTTGTTTACGGCCTCACCGATTCTCTCACCCTGACATCCGTTACAACCAACAGGGTTTACGCGGACAGAGCTGTGTCTGACTTTGATTTCAGCAGCGCCACCATGATGCATGTCGTCGATAAAGACAACAACTATGAAAAAATATCCCAGGAGCTGCGCCTGGATTCATCTGCAGAGCAATTAAAATGGCTTATCGGTTTGTATTACGATAAAGATCAAAACGATATCAACGTTGTCCAGGACTCAATGGTTCCGTCAATGGTCGGGGTGAAGAGCCGGAGTACCAGCGGGGACGCCTATGCCGTGTTTGCAAATCTCACCTGTCCCTTGATCGGACAACTCAGCCTGGTCGGCGGTTTGCGCTATGAACAGCAGGATCAGGAGTATGAGGATCATATGAGCAACTTTAAAGTTGACGATTCATGGGATGCTTTGACGCCGAGGATCGGTCTGGAGTATCAATTCTCTACCGCCATCATGACCTATGCAGGCGTTTCAAAGGGATACCGGTCCGGCGGGTTCAACAACCTAACAACAGATCCGGAATATTACAGCTATGATGCGGAAGAGTTGTGGTCCTATGAAATCGGTGTGAAAAGCGTATTTTTCAATAACCGGCTTGTGTTGAACGGGGCTGTTTACTACATGGATATTTCCGATATGCAGGTGGAAGAAGCTGTTGGCCCGCTTACCTCCTACATGACCAATGCGGCGGAAGCAACGGCCCAAGGTATTGAGCTGGAGATGACTGCAAAGGTGATGGACGGGATGACCTTGATGGCGGGCTTCGGGTATAACAATATTGAATTTGACCAATTTAAAGACATCAATGGGGATTACAAAGGCAATAAAAATCCCTTTGCACCGGAATATACCTTTAATATCGGTGCGCAATACCGGCACGACAGCGGGGTTTATGCCAGGGCTGACCTGATTGGTTACGGCAAGACATATTTGGACAAGGCAAATGAATATTCAAGGGATGCCCATGAAATTGTAAATACAAAAATCGGTTATGAAACCGAGAAGTTTGATATTTACCTCTATGCAAAAAATCTTTTTGACAAGGAATATGATTTAGTGGGGTATTACGGCGGGATGTATACGATCTACAGTGATCCCAGAGAAATTGGCCTGCAGGCGGTTTACAGGTTTTAA
- a CDS encoding flavodoxin, translating to MNNALIVYGSTTGNTEFTAETIKEYFEKNDYSVTVLNVTDTGVDELKKEYDLYLLGCSTWGDDEIELQEDFTGFYENLNKGLSLEGKNFAMFGCGDSSYEYFCGAVDMIADKVDALGGTLVFDALKIDGDPEEDEIYEWTRGVINAV from the coding sequence ATGAATAACGCATTGATCGTCTACGGTTCTACCACCGGCAATACTGAATTCACAGCAGAAACCATCAAGGAATATTTTGAAAAAAATGATTATAGTGTGACAGTATTGAATGTCACTGATACGGGTGTGGATGAGTTGAAAAAGGAATATGACCTTTACCTCCTGGGATGCTCTACCTGGGGAGATGATGAAATTGAACTTCAGGAGGATTTTACAGGATTTTATGAAAATTTGAATAAAGGCCTTTCCCTTGAGGGAAAGAATTTCGCAATGTTCGGGTGTGGTGATTCTTCCTATGAATATTTTTGCGGGGCAGTGGATATGATTGCTGACAAAGTGGATGCGTTGGGGGGAACTCTTGTGTTTGACGCTTTAAAAATTGACGGTGACCCTGAAGAAGACGAAATTTACGAATGGACCCGGGGCGTGATCAATGCAGTATAA
- a CDS encoding TonB-dependent receptor, with protein MTKKYLNFFFFLTFFLALWVDQPLFADETDSYTNKISQSIVVTAQKRTQDLQDVPDSITVLNDTLIEDAQIDDMESLSAHVPGLEFHNFGSRRHSLTFMRGIKSIHSGEPAIGYYVDGVNYSKSYMFDFPLFDVERIEILKGPQGTLYGRNAMAGVINVHTRKPDNEAQSEMGVTVGSDDLTQFKGFLRVPILKDKLFFGLSGLVEKRDGYMENDTDADGEEGRHTEGGAGRLKLRFLPSDVLDILLSLDGQTYDEGVFPFRRTSRNLFVKNGIFPADNNYHYSHDFEGTAETDFWGLSLNVDYTLTLGTLTSSTGYRDFTVDEFIDADFSPLDMTRMNYIQDEKNFSQEFRLASPESESVFNWLAGLYFFKNESKNHSTTYYRSAMAGNPNNPFGAGTGNRLIVSDGTNEGAALFGQGTYTFFKKFDATLGVRYEYEDAEILKCQKDSPDDGSSVSIRAYPSASNNFDALLPKISLGWHVTGNHMVYTTFSGGHRSGGFNTLAPSGSTAYEEETSRLYEVGTKLSFLDKKLIMNLSGFYIDIEDEQIAMFDTSLNTSYIVNAGESHRLGIEAEISYTPFPGLDFNAGLTVLEAEYDNYEDTSLGTNYAGNKVFGVPEYSVNMGIQYRCPLRGQWDFLGRMDFAGYGKRYFDDANTVEEKPYCLVNAKIGIEGRHMDIYLWSKNLLDRHHVLFENAGKGFAEDGEPMTIGLTLAYRF; from the coding sequence ATGACAAAGAAATATTTAAATTTCTTCTTTTTTCTCACATTTTTTCTGGCGCTTTGGGTTGATCAGCCTCTCTTTGCAGATGAGACTGATTCTTATACGAATAAAATAAGCCAGTCCATTGTTGTAACGGCACAGAAAAGAACCCAGGATCTTCAGGATGTTCCGGACAGCATTACGGTATTAAACGACACCCTTATTGAAGATGCTCAAATTGATGACATGGAAAGCCTTTCCGCCCATGTGCCCGGCCTTGAATTTCACAATTTCGGAAGCCGCCGCCACAGCCTCACGTTTATGCGCGGCATCAAAAGTATTCACTCCGGGGAGCCAGCCATAGGCTACTATGTTGACGGGGTGAATTATTCAAAATCCTATATGTTTGATTTCCCGCTTTTTGATGTTGAGCGTATTGAGATTCTAAAAGGACCCCAGGGAACCCTGTACGGTAGGAATGCCATGGCTGGTGTCATCAATGTCCACACCCGGAAGCCGGACAATGAAGCCCAAAGCGAGATGGGCGTGACCGTGGGGAGTGATGACCTGACCCAGTTCAAAGGTTTTTTAAGAGTCCCCATACTGAAAGACAAACTTTTTTTCGGACTGTCAGGCCTGGTAGAAAAACGTGACGGCTATATGGAAAACGACACAGATGCAGACGGGGAAGAGGGCCGGCATACAGAAGGGGGTGCCGGCCGCTTGAAACTGAGATTTCTGCCATCGGATGTCCTGGATATATTGCTGAGCCTGGACGGACAGACTTATGATGAAGGGGTTTTTCCCTTTCGCAGGACTTCCAGGAATTTATTTGTTAAAAATGGTATTTTCCCGGCTGACAATAACTACCACTATTCCCATGATTTTGAAGGAACCGCTGAGACAGATTTCTGGGGCTTATCCCTGAATGTGGACTACACCCTGACCCTGGGTACCTTGACATCTTCCACCGGATACCGGGACTTTACAGTTGATGAATTCATTGATGCGGATTTCAGTCCTCTGGATATGACCCGTATGAATTATATTCAGGATGAAAAAAATTTCAGCCAGGAATTTCGCCTGGCATCTCCGGAGTCCGAATCTGTGTTTAACTGGCTGGCCGGTCTTTATTTCTTTAAAAACGAGTCTAAAAATCATTCAACCACATATTATAGGTCTGCAATGGCAGGTAACCCCAATAATCCTTTCGGAGCCGGCACCGGGAACCGGCTGATCGTTTCCGACGGCACCAATGAAGGGGCGGCACTGTTTGGCCAGGGAACTTATACCTTTTTTAAAAAATTCGATGCAACCCTTGGAGTCCGTTATGAGTATGAAGATGCAGAAATACTAAAATGTCAGAAGGATTCCCCGGATGACGGCAGCAGCGTATCCATCCGGGCATACCCCTCGGCTTCCAATAATTTTGACGCCCTGCTGCCCAAGATCAGCCTGGGGTGGCATGTGACCGGCAACCACATGGTCTACACCACGTTCTCTGGAGGACATCGTAGCGGAGGATTTAATACGCTTGCACCTTCGGGCAGTACCGCCTATGAAGAGGAAACCAGCCGGCTCTATGAGGTCGGTACCAAACTCAGCTTCCTGGACAAAAAACTGATCATGAACCTATCTGGATTTTACATCGACATAGAAGACGAGCAGATTGCCATGTTTGACACAAGCCTTAATACGTCTTACATCGTTAATGCCGGTGAATCCCACCGCCTCGGCATTGAGGCTGAAATCAGCTACACACCCTTTCCGGGACTTGATTTCAATGCCGGTCTTACTGTTCTGGAAGCAGAATATGACAATTATGAAGACACAAGTTTAGGAACAAATTACGCTGGAAACAAGGTTTTTGGAGTACCGGAATATTCCGTGAATATGGGGATTCAATACCGGTGTCCCTTGAGGGGGCAATGGGACTTTCTTGGACGTATGGATTTTGCCGGGTATGGAAAACGGTATTTTGACGATGCCAACACAGTTGAGGAAAAGCCCTACTGCTTGGTGAATGCAAAGATTGGTATTGAAGGCAGGCACATGGATATCTACCTTTGGTCAAAAAATTTGCTGGACCGTCATCATGTGTTATTTGAAAATGCCGGCAAAGGATTTGCCGAGGATGGGGAACCCATGACCATCGGTCTGACCCTTGCTTATCGGTTCTAA